In Planococcus shixiaomingii, the DNA window GCATTTTTGCTGATTCTTGGAGCCTTGCCTTTTTGGGACATGTTACGGAATAACCGCAAGATCAAAGGCGCTGTAATGGGCGTCAATGCGGCGGTTTTGGGAATTTTGATTTCAGCTTTCTATACGCCGATTTGGACCAGTTCGATTCTTGAACCGGCGGATTTTACTTTGGCAGCTGTGTTGTTCAGCATGTTGGTATATTGGAAACTGCCGCCTTGGATCATTGTGGTCTGCGGAGCGATTGGCGGCTCGCTGCTGACTTTACTATAAAGCTCGGGAAAGCCGTGGCTCGTAAATAGAACAAATGTTATCAGAGAGAAGAAACTTTAAAACAAGTTTCTTCTTTTTTTCTTTGTAAAAACGTACGTATACAAATGGCTTTTTTTACATAATGCCATTTTCGACAATACTTTTTATTCTAATGTAAAATTAAGGGAACCGCTCAAGAGAAGTGTGGCATAATAGCAAGAAGAAGTATGTGAATAATCAATTATCAAAAAGGGGGAGACTTTATGAACTTAAAAGAGACACCGCGTGAAAAAAGAGAACGCTTAAGACAAAACGAATCAAGAAATAATCCTACAGGGTCACTGCGGGATGGATTTGACAGTGGAGCCGGTAATGGCAATTTAAGCGATATAGCCGGTGATCTGGGTTGGAAAGGAATGGGACTATTAGTTATAGTGCTAGGGGTTGGGTACACGATATACCAGGTCTTTTTTGGTTGAATTCCCTTTTCTGCTATTATCGGAAAAAAATAATGGTTCACAATTGAAAGCAATCAAAATCATAAGGATGATGAGAGAATTGTTGAGAAAATTAATTATTGCGGTTCCGTTTTTAGTTTTAGCATTCTTAATAGGACTGATCATCTCAGTCAACGTAGAAGATACAGATTCTCCGGTTGTTCGAGAAGAAGTGAAAGAGAAAGAGCCTGAAGTTTCGGAAGTGTCTAAACAAAATCCCGCAAATCCTAAAGCCAAAGGGTTCCAACCAAGTGAATTTGGAGAGCCAAAAGATATGGTGCTGGCAATTCATGAAGAATGGCATAATTTAAGCATTGAAGAACAATATTCAGAAAATATTGATTCAGAAGGTTATCAGCTCATTGCTTCTATTGTGATTGCAGTTAACTCAGTTAGCAACAATGTAGATAGCGCTATGGTGCCAAAGTTTAACGCCCTACAAGAAACAGCCCATAAGTTGACAAGTCCGATTATAGAATTGCCTGAAGAGGAGCGTAAAGCTTTGATTCCACGTTTCGAGAGCCAATTGGATTCACTTTACGAAGCCATGATGAATCGCCCATAAGTAATAAGGGACCCAGGGGAATTTATACGATCATTGATTTTTAAAGCACTGAGTTAACATATGATCAGTGAAATCAACTTGATTACGTTTCCAGCTACATATGCATTGATATTAGTAATACCTACTACATTCGTATAGTAGGAATAACAGATTGTTCGATAGAAAACAGGGGGGATCTATCTGAAACGGTTTCTATATTATTTCATCTGGACATTGGCCATTGGAATCGTATTGTATGTTGGTATGCTGCTTCAGGCGCAACTAGTTGAGTGGTCACATTCGACTTTTTACCTTTTTCCGCTACAAGTATACATCGCGCTTTTTCCAGTGATAATCGGTTTACTAATCCGCACACCAAAATATATTTTGGAAATGAAAAACAGGCAGCCGATGGTTTTTGACTGGATTATTTTCTCTGCTATTGGATTGCCTGCGCTTTATATCGTACTGATGACATTTTTGCCATTTTCACCACTAGGTGCTGGTTGGCTCTCTGTTCCTAGAATTTTACTTCTTGGCGGAACGACCGTCCCGACAATCGCAGGATTAGTTTTCGGCTATATAGTGTTAGATAGTTTCAAGGTTAAAAAAGCTTCTAAGAAAGCCCAAAAGATTCAATTGTAAAAGCATAAAATAATGAAAGGCAGAGAGGATATAACTTTTCTCTCTGCCTTTCATTATTTATTCGTCGTCATTCTGTTCATCATTCTTTTCAAAATCAATATTAAACTTGTCTTTCTCTGGGGCAGCATCGTTAACTTCAAACGAACATCCGGTTAAGAATAATACCGCTAAAATAAGTGAAACTGCCTTTTTCAAATTACATTCCTCCCTTTAATAGGATGCTGATCAAATCCAGAAGCAACTTAACGGTGTACATAACAATACTTACTATCACTACTCCGGCCAAGAAGTAACAGACCAGTTTCAAAACATCGAAGATGGCTCCAATCAAATCGTCCATAAACGCTTTCATGTGAATCACCTCTTGTACTTAGAGTGA includes these proteins:
- a CDS encoding DUF6366 family protein, which translates into the protein MNLKETPREKRERLRQNESRNNPTGSLRDGFDSGAGNGNLSDIAGDLGWKGMGLLVIVLGVGYTIYQVFFG
- a CDS encoding membrane lipoprotein lipid attachment site-containing protein, translated to MKKAVSLILAVLFLTGCSFEVNDAAPEKDKFNIDFEKNDEQNDDE